The sequence below is a genomic window from Vibrio spartinae.
GAGCGCCAGTCATCACCACACTTTCTCATCAGCGTATTGCCGACACCAACCCCTTGAAAACATCGCGTCTGAAGGTTAAAGAAAACCAATGTCACAGCAGCACCCAAACTGCCGCGAAAATAATCATGCATCTGCTCAAGTCGCCGCGGGAGCTCATCTGCTGACTGGGTATGAAAACAAGCATCGAGATAACCTTCCATCTCTCGCGCCAAACGTGCGGCTTCTGGCCCATGTCCTAACACGTCAATAATCGCAACCATCAAACCCGAGTCATTTTCTCGCACCAATACACCATCTCCGGACTCTGACTCCCCCAAACAAGGGATGCAGCGAGAATACCATTCAAACGGCATCGTCATTCCCCCATTTGATCACGCTCACGATGGTCCCGCGCGTCTCTGTGCCAGACGCTTCTGTAAACGATTGGATCTCAAATTGATCAACCATTCTGCGCACGCCCGGTAACCCCATTCCTAAAGAGCCACTGGTCGAAAAATGATCCGCCATCGCCTGCTCAATGTGTGGAATTCCCGGCCCGAAATCCCGGGCAACAACCCGTATACCATGTTCATTTTTTCGTTCAAAATCGTGCATTATTTCGGCCAGTTCAATACGACCACGCCCTGCATACTTGACAATATTGGTTGCCAGCTCAGAAACAATCGTGGCGATTTCACTCGTCACCGTCGGAGAAAAATTAAGTTGCTGGACAAATGTAAATGTCCCGACCACAGCCATCACAACATCAGCTTCACAATCAATAGAATAAACATCCCCCAACGCTTTGACCGATACCGGTTCATCCATTTCTGCGCTCCTGTGACTGCCGGAGCAACACAAGCCCTTGCTCCAAATCTGTAGCACAACTTAATGCCGATGTATCAACCCCTAAGTTCATCAAACCCATCACGATTCCCGGTCTGAAACCGACAAAGATACATTGCCGCCCCATCACTTGCACATTCAGGGATATCTGGATCAGTGCTTCAATATCTTGCCGATCCAACGTTTTTACGTCAGACATATCAATCAAGACACCGTGGATATAATTTTCAGCAAGCTGGCTCAACAGTTCATGACAAAAATCAGCCAGAACACCCGCCGAGAGATCCGCCTGAATAGATGCAACAAGTGCATGTTTGAGCTGACTAATCGCAATCGATTCCCGCATAACTGTGCTCCTGCATTATTCCGAAAACTGATTCAACGATGTCACATTAAGACCAATCATCTGAAAAGCGTATTCAAGCGCATCCCTGAGTGTCGCATTGGCTTGCACCTCTCCGACATTCACCCCCAACTGAACCATGGTCTGAGCAATTGAAGGGGAAACTCCCGATACCAAACAGGTACACCCCATGAGCTTGGTCGCTTTAGTGATTTTAATGAAATGGTTGGCAACCGCGGTATCCACAACCGCCACCCCGGAAATATCCATGATAAAAATCTTGGCCCGGTTGACGGAGATTTTATTCAAAACCGCAGCCATAATATCTTGGGCCCGTTTGGAATCGATGATACCCACCAGCGGCAGCATTAGGATATCCTGCCAAATCATTGTGACGGGGGTTGACATGGCCATCAGCGCCTTACTTTGTTCGGAAAAACGTTTATTCGTCAGGCGGGAATAAGTCTCGACGACAATCGAGGTATCCATATGGAGCAATTTCATAAATGCGGTCACATAAGCGTTATATGCCTCTGTTTCCATCGAATCATCGTATAACTGCTGGGTAAAAATCAGCATTGAGGTATTCATACCGGCAAAATAGATCGGGAGCGGTAAGCCAACGCGAGCATGCACTTCTCCCACATCCCGGCGCTCCTGAACATAGTCGTCATCAATATTCGCTTTGAAGAAGGAGGTCCAGTAGCGAACCTGTGAATCCTGAACATAGCGTAATCTTCCGGGGTCACCGAAAAACTGAGCATACTCAGGGAGCTTCTCCAGCCAGGTATAAAAATATTTAACGTATTCCCCCAGCTTCGGAATCATCACCTGACCGAACTGGCGAACGGTATCTAAATCCTCATCTGTTACGCCATGCAGGTGCAATAAAGATTGCACGTCTTTCATCTGAGTGAGTTTAACATCCGGTGACATACGTAGACTCCCTTGCCCATCAGTGCTCTTCTATCCTGCATTTATTCAGCATTGTGCAACACAGCCTTTCGTCACAGGTAGAATCATATGTACAGATTTTAATCATAGTCGATAAATTCATCCCCCCAATCAAAATGGATCACATGTCATAAATAAACTGGTCACATATATTCACTCATCCTACCACTCGCTATTTTAGGGATATTCTGTCAAGCGAAGAATTAATAACCCACACAAATAATTACATTTATATCAATAAAGAATTATATATTTATTAAGTTCCCCCAAGAATGAAATTATTTCCATAAATCTATAGAACTTATGGAGAAAAAACCTTCGATAAAAAATAACCACCTTGATACAATTTAAATCGTAACAAGAATAAAACATTATTTTAAAAAACAAAGAGCATTTATTATGAAATTAAAAACAACCGTTGGTTTAATGAGCTTATATTTAATTTGCCAACCCGCGTTTTCAGCAATTCCTTATCATGGCTATCAGTATGATTACACTCAACCGAATGGCGATGTCATTACGCTTACGCTTGAAGGGAATGACTATTACGCCGAGCAGAGAACACCTTCCGGTCAGCTTGTTATTTATGATAAGCAACTGGGTGGACTCGCTTACGCGAAGGTCTCTGATGACGGGTCAGCCCTTGTATCTAAAGGAGAATTGGTCACTCAAGCAAAAGAGCAGCTTGAACAAGATCTGAGAAGCAGTCTTCATTCCACCATTCTTTCTCAGACTGAACAGCAACCCGGTTTATCCGCCAAAGCGAGAGAAAAATTAGCCCAAGAAAACCGCGATAAATTATTACATATCCCGGAAGATGTCAGTCGAATTGCAACATCTCTCGTCCAAACTGCCGATTCATCGAGCCATATTACGGGGAATGTACGCGGGTTAACAATATTAATTGACTTCCCGGATGATCGCCGAGAAATTAGTCGTTCAGACGTCAACAGTTTTTTAAATGATTTAAATTATAAAGGATACGGAAATTTCCAATCGATTCGTGGTTATTTCCGTTCTGTATCGGGTGGCAAGCTCGATTATACAAATACAGTCAGCACTTACTATACGGCGAAACACAACAAATCTTACTATACCAACCCTAACCTTGAGTTCGGTGTCCGGGCACAGGAGCTGATTCATGAAGCATTAGAGTGGATGGAATATCAACAAGGATTTGATTTCTCGACTCTGACGACCGATCGCTGGGGCCGTATCAGAGGGCTTAATTTTTTCTACGCCGGGGATTCAAACAGTGCCTGGTCAACAGGCTTGTGGCCACACATGGGTGGCGTGAACCCACAATTCTGTGCTGATGGTGTCTGTACCAATTCGTCACAGATATCCGATATGGGAAGCAGCTTATCGATCGGAACCTTCGCCCATGAATCAGGACACCTGATCGCAGACTGGCCTGATCTTTATGATTACGACGGCAGCTCAAACGGTTCTGTTGCGCAGTACGGTATCATGGGTTACGGCAGTACCAATGCCCGCTCGATGCGACATCCAGTGCCACCGGTTGCGCCACTGCGTGATAAGGCTGGCTGGGAAACCGTCATTGAGTTAAACCCAGCGGTCAACTCGAATGCACCGACCGGCCGTATCTCAGCAACATCCGGCAGCAATACATCCTACAAATGGTCTAACCCGAACAATCCGGAAGAATCCTTCTATATGGAAGCGATTTATCAAAGCGGACAAAATACCGAGCAATTGGGTAGCGGGCTCGCTATCTGGCACGTCGATCCGAAAGGCAATAACTCCGATGAATGGCACCCTTACATCCAGATGGAGCACGCCGACGGCAACCGTGACCCAGAATACTTGCGTAACCGCGGTGATGAGTACGATGTTTATGGTCAATACGGTGAGTTTTCTGCGATCTATCCGAATGATTTAACATCCCGGGGGACAAACTCATTATGGTGGAATGGCCGTGATTCAGGCCTGAGCGTCAGTGATATCTCCCAACCGGCTCAAACAATATCGTTTGCGATTTCAGAAGACGGTAACGGCGGCGGTGATAATGGCGACGGTGGCTCCTCAACCGAAACCAAAGTGTATACCAACACCATTGCGCAAGGCGGATACACTGCCGAACCAAACAATCAGGCATTCCGTTATGAAGGCGGCACCATCAACGCGACTCTGGTCGGCCCTGACGGTACAGACTTCGACATGAAACTGATGCGTTGGGACGGCAATAACTGGCAGCAAGTTGCAGCCTCTGAAGAGCCAGGATCCAGAGAGCAGATCACCTACACGGCCGATGCGAATTTCTACTACTTCCAAATTTATGCATACAGTGGTTCAGGCCAGTACAATCTGACGATCTCGCTCACTCATTAATCACATCAATCGGGACACGATAACCCCATCAAAACGCGGTGTTCAGCACCGCGTTTTTTTATTCGCACACACTGACGAATCAGCTATGCTCATCACATCATTGATGATTCCGGTGATTCAAACCGGACGAGACGAAAAGACACAATCACGAGGAACGCTCATGAAAAAATTGCTGCTGATGTTGGTGACTCTCACATTAACGGGTTGTCTCGGGATGCCCGAAACCGTTCAACCGGTCTCTAATTTTGACGTGCAACATTATTTGGGCAAATGGTATGAAATTGCCCGTTTAGATCATTCGTTTGAGGAAGGCCTCACCCATGTGACCGCAGACTATACGCCCAGAGATGACGGTGGTATTACGGTGCTGAACCGCGGCTTTTCCGCTGCCGATAACCAGTGGGAAGAAGCGCAAGGGAAAGCCTATTTTGTCAACAGTGACTCTGAAGGCTATTTAAAAGTCTCGTTCTTTGGCCCTTTTTACGGCTCCTACGTGATCTTTGCCCTCGATGACGACTATCGCTATGCCTTTATTTCTGGCCCGGACACCGATTACCTGTGGCTATTGTCTCGCACCCCGACCGTCGATCAGCAAGTGATCGAGCAGTTTATTCACATGGCGAAAGCTCGCGGTTTTGATACCGATCGTTTGATTTTTGTGGATCAGCAATGAGCGGCTGCCTGTGTGAACGATTATCCGCTCAATAGATAGGTTCAAGTATGCGCAAATCAGACCGACTTTTTCAACTGACAAATATGCTCCGTAAACACCAGCCCATAACCGCCAAACAATTGGCAGAAAAATTACTGGTGTCTGAAAGAACCGTTTATCGCTACATCGATGACTTATCGTTATCAGGTATCCCGATTTATGGGGAATCGGGTGTCGGATACCGGTTGTCTGAGGGATTCGAACTACCACCATTGCAATTATCACCGGGTGAGTTAGAGGCACTGATCACTGGCGTGAGTTTTATCGCATCTTTAACAGGAAAGAACCTTGCTGCTTCAGCACAATCTCTGCTGTCAAAAATCGAGGCGGTGCAACCCAGTAAATTGATCCAGACCACAGGTCAGGATCGTGTGGTGAGAGTTCCTGCCAATCACCGAGATACAAAGGCGTATCAAATCTGGGAGAAAATCCATGTGGCCATCGCAGAAAAACGCTGGCTCAATATCGCCTATCACTCACTTTCAGAGGTCATCACAGCGAGAACCATCTTCCCCTTAGGGTTATTTTATTGGGGCGGTAAATGGACGTTAGGCGCTTGGTGTGACATGCGCGGCGACTATCGCGACTTTAGAATTGACCGCATCGCTCAATTAGAGCGGTGCGATAATGAGCCTTCTCTGCCTGATTTTGTTTCTTTGTCGGCATACATCGAATTGAAAGATTCACCTGAATTTAAAAATATCAATATTGACTGACACAATGGTGTCAGTAGCAAAGCCTTAGACTCATAATTCAATTCATCACTAAGGCACTAACATGATAAAGAACAATCACATTGATAACATTGGTGGTATGGAATTTGCGACCTTCAGACTCAAAAAAGGGGTGACAGAAACCACATTAGTCGAACTATCGAACAAAGTAGAGCAAGAATTTCTGCGCCAGCAAGATGAACTCGTGCTCCATTTTCTGGTTCGGGGGAAAGATGGGATGTATGCTGATGTCGCGCTTGCAACATCACAAGAAAAGGCCGAGGCGTATTGCCAGCAGTGGTTAAGTCATCCCGTGGCGCTTGAATACTTGGAACTGATCGATGAAACGTCGGTAGACATGACGTTCTGGACAAGAATTAACTAAAAGTCCGAACAACAAACACAACCGTGACCGCTTTTTAGCCTCGTGCTTTTAAGCGGTCACCTATACGTTCAATGACCGTCAAGTCACGGACATTAATGAAGGAGAACTGGCAGAAAAAATGGAAGTTCAGCTAACCAAAATAAAAAAAGAACAACGAAAAATCCTTGAGAATCTGTTTTTCTATTACATATACGATATGTCAGAGTATATGAAATGGAACCCCGACCAAGACGGCAAATTCAGCTACAACCCGTCGATGTTTGACCCGTACTGGGAACAAAAAGATCACGTCCCATACTTTATCGAGGCCGACGGTGAACTGGCAGGGTTTGTTTTGATTCGTCGTTATCCGAGTGATCCATCCCGCTATGATGTGGCTCAGTTTTTTGTCCTGCGTAAATTTAAAGGTCAGGGGATCGGTAAACAAGCACTCGCGCAAATCGTCAAGGCTTTTCCCGGTAAGTGGCAAATTCGCGTACTGCTGGAAAATTCAGGCGCACTAAGTTTTTGGCAGTCCGCGGTCTCTGATATTGTCGGCGGGCGTTACCAGTTATCCCAAGCCAATGACGTTGACCTGCTCATGCACTTTATTCATTTTGAGACAGATGATAAGTATTGAAAAACTCGAGCTGTTTCTATGAACGCTCATACCTCTTTTAACCTCACTCGATTCAGGACTTGTCCATCATTTAGGGCAACGTTAAAGTAAGTCACAATCTGATAGTTCATCATATGGGAGAAAGAGAATTGAGTCGCATTGGATTCATTGTTTACTGGCTGGGTTGCATTGTTGTTTTTGCTTATTTATTGAACCATGATTGGCAGCAATTTTATGATTCCTTTTCTTTAATTTGCACATTTGTTCCTGCACTTTGTGCGTTATTTCTCCGAAAAAATGAGTCTATTGACAAAAAATGCTTAAGATTTATCAAAGTCAATTGGATCAGTGCGGGATTGACAACCGTGTACGGTATAATTTTATCAATGAGTTATATTCCTTTTGATCCCGAAGGTTTAGTTGTTGGTTTCAGTGTTGCAATACTACCCATTTTTTATGCATTTTCGGCGACGTTAGTATTAGCACCATTCATGACAGAGAAGCATTGATAGCCCCCACCAAAGCATTAAAAAAGTATGAGTTTTCCTGAATTGTGTCGCAAAGTGACCCTGTGTACCTCGCCACTGCTAACAAAATCAATCACGATACCAGTATTAAATAACAGCAAGGTATCATCATGATAAAACTGACAATGTTCAGCAAAAACAACACCGCTCAACGCAGGAATGGTTTGTTTTACCCACGGCTCATAGTAGGATAGCCACGATGAAAACAGCACTCGATCACCTCCCTGAGCGGAAGCAACAAGAACTTCACACCATCACCACCGTATTGCGCGATACGCTGGATGATTTTCTGCATAACAAAAACGGCAGCAAAGCTGAGTTTCGCATTCTTAAAATTATCTTGTTCGGCAGCCATGCCAAAGGGACTTGGGTTAGTGATCGGCCCAACGGTTATATCAGTGACTACGACATTCTGGTGATCGTCAACAGAGCGGCATTGGTCGAAGAGTATGCGGTGTGGCACAGTGCTGAAGAGCAGATCGCGCGTCGGGTCACCTCTGCCCCACTCGGCTTGATCGTCCACACACTTAATGAAGTCCATCAGCAGCTCCAGCAAGGTCACTACTTCTTTAAAGATATTCGAGAACAGGGCATTGAACTGTTCAGCGCCGATAAACGGGAACTGCCCATTCCGGGGAATTTAAGTGAAGCAGAGCGAGTTGCAATTGCCAGTAAGCATTTTCAGCACTGGATGAAAAGCGCCCAGTCTTTTTTGATCGATTTCGGTCACTGTACCGATCGTCAGGATTTCACAAAAGCGGCTTTTGAACTCCACCAAGCAGCCGAACGCCTGTTCGCCTGCACCCTGTTAGTGTGTACCAACTACCTGCCCAAAACCCACAACCTTGAAAGCCTGCGCTCAATGTGCGCCCAGCAAGATCCGGTCTTTGCCGATCTATTCCCGATGGACAGCAAATTCCACCGTCGCAGCTTCCAGCGCCTCAAACGCGCCTACATCGATGCCCGTTATTCCGAGCATTATGAGATCACCGCAGAAGAGCTGAGGTATTTACAAAGTGAAGTGGAGAAATTACGGGAGATGGTAGAGCGGGTTTGTCGGGGGAGGATAGATGTTTAATTATATGGAGCGGATGCTCCATATCAGTGATGATTAGATAGAAGTTGTATAGAATAATGAACTGTCACTCTCAATTCACCATTTAAATAAATTATTAATTTAAGTCAATATCAATAACCGCCGAACTATTGATTAAAATATCATGACTATTTTTTCAGGATCATATGCATCATCAACCACGCCCATTATTAAAACTTCATTCTCTGTATAACAATGAATAATTCAGCCGGGAGTTCTCCTCTGATAGGGTAATTTTATCCGGGATACTGGTGTTTTTATCTTTTTGGGTAACTACCTGTGAAATCAACAATTCTTATGAATCAGGAAGAACATTCACGGATGAATGTTCAGGTTTTTCAGCACAGGGAGGTGCTTAAAAGCCGGTTCCGGCCAGCGATCAAAACAGTCAAAAATTCAAAGCAGTTTTGGTTCCTTTTCCTGCGTGAAAAGGAACTGGAGCGCGTGTACCACAAGCCATCTGGATCTGAAAGACCAATTGCGCACCATACGATACCACGCCAGTTGGGATCTTCCGGAAAAACAACATCTGGAGAGCCCCCCCACGGCGATACCAGCACCCCGGATATTCATCTGAAAGGCAAGTGGCTGCGCGAGGCCGGGTTTGAGACCGGCACACCCGTCACCGTCAAGATCGCCGGGGACTGTATTGTACTCATCCCGGACAGCCCGCAGGAGCAGGCATTGCGCGAGCAACTGGCGCAGTTAAAAGCGGCGCTGAGGTGAGTTGAATCAAAGGCCGGGAGAGTTGATCCCGGTCGTTGATTTTGAGGATGTATCAAACCTTATCGGATTTATAAAAGGGCGTGACACAGAATTATGAACAGTATCGCTCTAACGCTTGGCCTCAATAAAGACCTTTCCAACTTTATGTGGTCCTTCGTATATATAAAATGAGTCAAATATTTCAAGTTTGTCTTTTGGAGCATCTTCTGATAGAAATTCAGCTGTTCCATAGCTGAACACATATTCATCACAGCTTTGGGGAGCTTCAAGATCTAATATGATACTCCAGAGATTAGCACTATCTTCATTATTTGAAAATTTAGCAATAGGGAAATAACGTCCAATAGGAGGGGGGCTTTTTCTTCCTCCCTCACTTTTGTTCATCCACATAACTTTTACTTTAATCATATCTCTCTACCTATTTACAGGCTTTAGATTTTGCTTTGATTTCTCTACTCCATTTAACCTTTACTTTTGGTTCATTAAGAGCGTTAACAGCGTTGAGGTCTTCAAGTTCCGCATATCTTGCTGAACCAATATTATCCAACTTTTCTACTCTATAAAAATTATCTGCAATTTCATCAGGAACATCTACTTGAACAACTCTGAATGTATCGCCTCCATGTCCCATTCTATGCCCCCACGCCACAGCATCATTATAAGATTCAGCAAACCATTTACCTTCCATTGAACCATTGCCATACGCCCAGGTTTGATTTTTTATTAAACTGTTGTACTCATCAATATTCATTCCTCTATACAGGAGCACTAAACCGTATGGATCACTATACATTACCGGATTATCCACATACCCCTGTGGCCTAATTCCCCCCGCCATCCCTATGGGGTCGGGGCTGAGGTATTGCCCGCTATCTGCATCGTAGTAACGATTGAGGTTGTAGTAAAGCCCGGATTCCCGATCTTCGATCTGCCCCTGATAACGCAGGTCGCAGCTCAGGGCTTCGTTGGCCGCATCTTCCAGATAACCCCGTTGAATTTTGAGATTGAACTGTTGCTGTTGGTATTTACCCCATAGTGCTTGTTCGCCACGCCATTCAATGTCGCCGATTTCGGTGACAAGCTCTTGCGGCGTCCCTGCATGATCGGTGACGATATAGTGCAGGTCTTGGCGGTTGCTGTTGTGACGGGTGGTCACCTGCGCCATCGGGCGGAAAGTCCCCGGCTCATACAGATATTCGGTGCTAGTCAGCGCCGTGCCGTCGGCGGTGATTTGGCTCTGCTGTACCAGCGTGCTGCCGTCCCACAGATAATGGGTCTGCTGCTGAGTTTGCAGGCACTCTTTGGCGATGCGTCGCCCGAACGGGTCATAGCGGTAACGGTAACGTCGCCCGTCCGGCAGCTCAATATGAGTCAGGCGGTCTTCGTCATTCCAGATCAATGTCGTGCTTTGCGGCC
It includes:
- a CDS encoding helix-turn-helix transcriptional regulator, whose product is MRKSDRLFQLTNMLRKHQPITAKQLAEKLLVSERTVYRYIDDLSLSGIPIYGESGVGYRLSEGFELPPLQLSPGELEALITGVSFIASLTGKNLAASAQSLLSKIEAVQPSKLIQTTGQDRVVRVPANHRDTKAYQIWEKIHVAIAEKRWLNIAYHSLSEVITARTIFPLGLFYWGGKWTLGAWCDMRGDYRDFRIDRIAQLERCDNEPSLPDFVSLSAYIELKDSPEFKNINID
- a CDS encoding M6 family metalloprotease domain-containing protein, coding for MKLKTTVGLMSLYLICQPAFSAIPYHGYQYDYTQPNGDVITLTLEGNDYYAEQRTPSGQLVIYDKQLGGLAYAKVSDDGSALVSKGELVTQAKEQLEQDLRSSLHSTILSQTEQQPGLSAKAREKLAQENRDKLLHIPEDVSRIATSLVQTADSSSHITGNVRGLTILIDFPDDRREISRSDVNSFLNDLNYKGYGNFQSIRGYFRSVSGGKLDYTNTVSTYYTAKHNKSYYTNPNLEFGVRAQELIHEALEWMEYQQGFDFSTLTTDRWGRIRGLNFFYAGDSNSAWSTGLWPHMGGVNPQFCADGVCTNSSQISDMGSSLSIGTFAHESGHLIADWPDLYDYDGSSNGSVAQYGIMGYGSTNARSMRHPVPPVAPLRDKAGWETVIELNPAVNSNAPTGRISATSGSNTSYKWSNPNNPEESFYMEAIYQSGQNTEQLGSGLAIWHVDPKGNNSDEWHPYIQMEHADGNRDPEYLRNRGDEYDVYGQYGEFSAIYPNDLTSRGTNSLWWNGRDSGLSVSDISQPAQTISFAISEDGNGGGDNGDGGSSTETKVYTNTIAQGGYTAEPNNQAFRYEGGTINATLVGPDGTDFDMKLMRWDGNNWQQVAASEEPGSREQITYTADANFYYFQIYAYSGSGQYNLTISLTH
- a CDS encoding ATP-binding protein: MDEPVSVKALGDVYSIDCEADVVMAVVGTFTFVQQLNFSPTVTSEIATIVSELATNIVKYAGRGRIELAEIMHDFERKNEHGIRVVARDFGPGIPHIEQAMADHFSTSGSLGMGLPGVRRMVDQFEIQSFTEASGTETRGTIVSVIKWGNDDAV
- a CDS encoding RHS repeat domain-containing protein is translated as MCGRLLQSESFDNQDNATGKSWYEYDAASRLTYAENGDAWIALTYSPAGQLLNENINGTELTHQYDAAGRRIQFSGTQTERSYQWQQQRLSELQVGHHNPLKFAYLPGGEEQSRQTDTGFNLQHEWSATGLLLGQQLGNQSLRRYRYDALDRLTGIEDSHRGSAEFTLNPNSQITAVRQRKSWETKAGFVHLFGYDSELNLNEEGFGSEYGGNVVSLADERMKRQQRDYDKAGRVTEVGRFQYRYDECGRVIEKSESKDGFRPQSTTLIWNDEDRLTHIELPDGRRYRYRYDPFGRRIAKECLQTQQQTHYLWDGSTLVQQSQITADGTALTSTEYLYEPGTFRPMAQVTTRHNSNRQDLHYIVTDHAGTPQELVTEIGDIEWRGEQALWGKYQQQQFNLKIQRGYLEDAANEALSCDLRYQGQIEDRESGLYYNLNRYYDADSGQYLSPDPIGMAGGIRPQGYVDNPVMYSDPYGLVLLYRGMNIDEYNSLIKNQTWAYGNGSMEGKWFAESYNDAVAWGHRMGHGGDTFRVVQVDVPDEIADNFYRVEKLDNIGSARYAELEDLNAVNALNEPKVKVKWSREIKAKSKACK
- a CDS encoding lipocalin family protein, with translation MKKLLLMLVTLTLTGCLGMPETVQPVSNFDVQHYLGKWYEIARLDHSFEEGLTHVTADYTPRDDGGITVLNRGFSAADNQWEEAQGKAYFVNSDSEGYLKVSFFGPFYGSYVIFALDDDYRYAFISGPDTDYLWLLSRTPTVDQQVIEQFIHMAKARGFDTDRLIFVDQQ
- a CDS encoding STAS domain-containing protein, whose translation is MRESIAISQLKHALVASIQADLSAGVLADFCHELLSQLAENYIHGVLIDMSDVKTLDRQDIEALIQISLNVQVMGRQCIFVGFRPGIVMGLMNLGVDTSALSCATDLEQGLVLLRQSQERRNG
- a CDS encoding SymE family type I addiction module toxin; the protein is MNQEEHSRMNVQVFQHREVLKSRFRPAIKTVKNSKQFWFLFLREKELERVYHKPSGSERPIAHHTIPRQLGSSGKTTSGEPPHGDTSTPDIHLKGKWLREAGFETGTPVTVKIAGDCIVLIPDSPQEQALREQLAQLKAALR
- a CDS encoding GNAT family N-acetyltransferase: MEVQLTKIKKEQRKILENLFFYYIYDMSEYMKWNPDQDGKFSYNPSMFDPYWEQKDHVPYFIEADGELAGFVLIRRYPSDPSRYDVAQFFVLRKFKGQGIGKQALAQIVKAFPGKWQIRVLLENSGALSFWQSAVSDIVGGRYQLSQANDVDLLMHFIHFETDDKY
- a CDS encoding SpoIIE family protein phosphatase, giving the protein MPFEWYSRCIPCLGESESGDGVLVRENDSGLMVAIIDVLGHGPEAARLAREMEGYLDACFHTQSADELPRRLEQMHDYFRGSLGAAVTLVFFNLQTRCFQGVGVGNTLMRKCGDDWRSYCAQPGIVGEMIPTLNVFQGSFGNNERFLLTTDGIKENLDLRQCHFAQYRPLPQFASFLVEHFGKSHDDITVIVLEYNA
- a CDS encoding protoglobin domain-containing protein, translated to MSPDVKLTQMKDVQSLLHLHGVTDEDLDTVRQFGQVMIPKLGEYVKYFYTWLEKLPEYAQFFGDPGRLRYVQDSQVRYWTSFFKANIDDDYVQERRDVGEVHARVGLPLPIYFAGMNTSMLIFTQQLYDDSMETEAYNAYVTAFMKLLHMDTSIVVETYSRLTNKRFSEQSKALMAMSTPVTMIWQDILMLPLVGIIDSKRAQDIMAAVLNKISVNRAKIFIMDISGVAVVDTAVANHFIKITKATKLMGCTCLVSGVSPSIAQTMVQLGVNVGEVQANATLRDALEYAFQMIGLNVTSLNQFSE
- a CDS encoding HEPN domain-containing protein, coding for MKTALDHLPERKQQELHTITTVLRDTLDDFLHNKNGSKAEFRILKIILFGSHAKGTWVSDRPNGYISDYDILVIVNRAALVEEYAVWHSAEEQIARRVTSAPLGLIVHTLNEVHQQLQQGHYFFKDIREQGIELFSADKRELPIPGNLSEAERVAIASKHFQHWMKSAQSFLIDFGHCTDRQDFTKAAFELHQAAERLFACTLLVCTNYLPKTHNLESLRSMCAQQDPVFADLFPMDSKFHRRSFQRLKRAYIDARYSEHYEITAEELRYLQSEVEKLREMVERVCRGRIDV